A section of the Dehalobacter sp. DCM genome encodes:
- a CDS encoding S41 family peptidase, with the protein MNTKKHLRYVLALLIAVCLTLGAPLAVLGAENDMIDEVRDLLKYKYVDVVSDDVLSAPTVEEILKRLGERNTEYMTASEYDQFMDTLNMSFSGVGVEMERVTKGVKVTRVLKDYGADKAGVRPGDIFIEAGGYALAGKTLEYCAGKLRGAAGTTVKVNVLRGTQTLSFTLMRMTIEMPLVEGSLLENHIGYIAIYSFGEDTVSQFNQTARTMMGKGADCWIIDLRNNGGGYTQSAIELLGYFIGDKTAVVTGSRGLGVVTNAEKQDYLLEGPIVFLTNKYTGSASEIVSAAVRDHEKATLIGETTYGSGRVKALMPLSNGDYLKMSVYRFFSPNYLPIDFIGVKPHLDLTGVNAMKTAVLMLKDYNAAQLNSATDKSDYLLLEAGPYSYPLSLQDIRKQENWLIGKKILDSAYVTTTFKSGGINGWEPFHEDDLTDRYAIYYPGYVKAGDMSNIPLNKVFTVTFNQSMDWQSVTSDRIELINVATGERTVCTPKFLDSTRMSVTPATPLKANTRYWLVIHSLKDSAGNASTGGVALATTTK; encoded by the coding sequence ATGAATACGAAAAAGCACCTTCGTTACGTTTTGGCGTTGTTAATCGCAGTTTGTCTGACGCTGGGAGCACCGCTTGCCGTGCTGGGCGCAGAAAACGATATGATTGACGAGGTCCGGGACCTGCTTAAATATAAGTATGTCGACGTCGTTTCCGATGACGTCCTGAGTGCCCCGACGGTGGAAGAAATCCTGAAACGCTTGGGGGAAAGGAACACCGAATATATGACGGCATCCGAATATGATCAATTCATGGATACCCTTAATATGAGTTTCTCGGGTGTCGGTGTGGAGATGGAGCGGGTAACTAAGGGAGTCAAAGTCACCCGGGTCTTGAAAGACTACGGCGCGGATAAGGCCGGGGTCCGGCCGGGAGATATTTTTATCGAAGCCGGCGGTTATGCTTTAGCCGGCAAGACATTGGAATATTGTGCCGGAAAGCTCCGAGGTGCTGCAGGAACTACGGTCAAAGTCAACGTGCTCAGAGGGACCCAAACACTCAGCTTTACCCTCATGCGTATGACGATTGAAATGCCGTTGGTGGAAGGTTCACTTTTGGAGAACCACATCGGCTATATCGCCATCTATTCTTTTGGTGAGGACACTGTTTCTCAATTTAATCAAACGGCCCGCACCATGATGGGAAAAGGAGCGGATTGCTGGATCATCGATCTTCGGAATAACGGCGGCGGTTATACCCAGTCCGCTATCGAACTTCTTGGTTATTTTATCGGCGATAAGACGGCGGTTGTTACGGGAAGCCGCGGTTTGGGCGTTGTGACCAACGCCGAAAAACAAGATTATCTTCTGGAGGGGCCCATCGTGTTCCTGACAAACAAATATACCGGCAGCGCATCGGAAATAGTCAGCGCAGCCGTCAGGGATCACGAAAAGGCGACACTGATCGGGGAAACGACGTATGGTTCCGGTCGGGTGAAAGCGCTCATGCCGTTATCCAATGGCGACTATTTAAAAATGTCCGTATACCGGTTCTTCTCTCCGAACTATTTGCCCATTGACTTCATTGGGGTCAAACCCCACCTGGATCTGACTGGGGTCAATGCCATGAAAACAGCTGTTTTGATGCTCAAGGATTATAATGCCGCTCAGCTGAACAGCGCGACGGATAAATCGGATTATCTTCTGCTTGAAGCCGGACCCTACAGTTATCCGCTTTCCCTGCAAGATATCCGTAAGCAAGAGAACTGGCTGATTGGCAAGAAAATTCTTGACTCAGCTTATGTTACCACCACATTCAAGTCGGGAGGTATTAACGGGTGGGAGCCCTTCCATGAAGACGATTTAACTGACCGGTATGCTATTTATTATCCCGGCTATGTCAAAGCCGGTGATATGAGCAATATTCCGCTGAACAAAGTTTTTACGGTCACGTTTAACCAGTCGATGGATTGGCAGTCCGTTACTTCAGACAGGATTGAGCTGATCAATGTGGCAACCGGAGAAAGAACGGTCTGTACTCCGAAATTCCTGGACAGCACCCGGATGTCCGTGACTCCGGCAACACCGCTGAAGGCTAACACTCGTTACTGGCTGGTCATCCATTCGCTCAAAGACAGTGCAGGTAACGCCAGTACAGGCGGAGTCGCACTGGCTACGACAACAAAGTAA
- the ytvI gene encoding sporulation integral membrane protein YtvI: MANMLDYSKKVFLALVIIAATIFIPYGLYKIFPHFVPFILAYFTALLLEPVINWLDKILRRKRKTAAITITYIGFMIVVALLSFLIVYKLYGQFLSVLDTIQSNGPGIQVWVLNVVDQIQIYVGQLPPQLYEMVMNWVNDLSQINFVSLIGSWTISISTAIPNMFFLSIIYFVSVALFCSQLGNIHRFFYSFFKDSSKLKVVYILGDLRNATFGFLKAQIILSFITYFISFFGMLILGVKYAAIMAFIIIIVDILPILGTGSVLVPWALIALFMDNYFLAAGLIVLYIIIIVVRRSIEPKILGERIGLGALATLISIWIGFKVMGLLGVFLFPLACIFYKALVKVGVIKMNFKI, encoded by the coding sequence ATGGCTAATATGCTTGATTATTCCAAAAAAGTATTTCTTGCTCTCGTCATCATTGCAGCAACAATCTTCATCCCCTATGGCCTTTATAAGATATTTCCGCACTTTGTTCCGTTTATTCTGGCCTATTTTACCGCCCTTCTGCTTGAGCCGGTTATTAATTGGCTGGACAAAATACTGCGACGCAAACGGAAAACAGCAGCGATCACCATTACCTATATCGGCTTTATGATTGTCGTTGCCCTCTTGAGTTTTTTAATCGTCTATAAATTGTACGGGCAGTTCTTAAGTGTTCTTGATACGATACAGTCCAACGGCCCCGGTATCCAGGTATGGGTCTTGAATGTCGTCGATCAGATTCAGATCTATGTCGGGCAACTGCCTCCGCAGCTCTACGAAATGGTCATGAATTGGGTCAATGACCTTTCTCAGATCAATTTTGTTTCGCTGATAGGGTCATGGACGATCAGTATCTCGACGGCGATTCCCAATATGTTCTTTTTGTCTATCATCTACTTCGTGTCCGTTGCACTCTTCTGTTCTCAATTAGGCAATATCCACCGCTTTTTCTATTCTTTCTTTAAGGACTCATCCAAGCTTAAAGTTGTCTATATATTAGGTGACTTGCGTAACGCAACTTTCGGTTTTCTCAAAGCACAAATTATCTTAAGCTTTATTACTTACTTTATCAGCTTCTTTGGTATGCTGATCCTCGGGGTAAAATATGCTGCCATCATGGCCTTTATCATCATCATCGTCGATATCCTTCCGATCCTCGGAACCGGGTCTGTTTTGGTTCCCTGGGCACTAATCGCATTATTTATGGATAATTACTTCCTGGCAGCCGGCCTGATCGTGCTTTACATTATCATCATTGTGGTTCGGCGATCAATCGAACCGAAGATCCTTGGTGAACGTATCGGTCTGGGCGCACTGGCTACCTTGATCAGTATATGGATTGGTTTCAAGGTCATGGGACTTTTGGGTGTATTCCTTTTCCCGCTAGCGTGTATCTTTTACAAAGCGCTGGTTAAAGTCGGCGTGATCAAGATGAACTTTAAGATATAG
- a CDS encoding efflux RND transporter permease subunit, giving the protein MKLSETSVKRPVTVLMLVFIVIILGFVSFTRIPLDLLPEMELPYAIVSTSYNGAGPQEIENIVTKPIEQAVSTTQNLKNMSSISSEGSSLVILEFNYGVDMDQVALDIREKTDLIKDYFPDGVSNPMVLKLNMNSTPVLTLSLSSATMSMSELQTLAEDTVQPRLERAEGVASVSVSGGAKDIIEIRTNHEKLSGYGISLSYLQGILAAENINLPGGTVKKGSQQLTIKTSGEFKSVAEIEQLLIPLPTGSTIQLRDIADIELKQDQQTTIAKANGNPGINISIQKRSDANTVQVSEAAQAEIAGIQDELKGVTITVVQDNAAYIKASLYSVAEHGVVGALLAVLVLYIFLRNVRSTLIIASSIPISIIATFCLLYFSNITLNLMTLGGLMLGIGRLVDDSVVVLENIYRFRQNGYSRVDAAVKGSSEVIVAVMASTLTTVAVFLPIVFVQGLVSTIFRQFAMTIAFSLGASLIVSMTVVPMLASKLLKVDRKKGPQGNSLMYEETRDTSESTLSEKMPSDERINKGLFRTPAFLNKAHDQFDAGYEALLRSYKRLLEWSLTHRKRVLVITSLIFVVSLASVAAVGAEFFPTTDEGMVSVSVKLPDGAKVQDTVAIMTQIEDKIADIPEIDTIFMDAGSGGQMSFSGGNGNVGSFTVKLLPLAERKRGVTEISDEIRNRLVDVPGAKISVTAAQSMMSAGDPISITIKGDDLDELKRISDDFLTAIKKIPGTREVKSSYEDGIPEVAIQVDRQAASQYGLNAGTIAAAVKSTISGVTATQYKYQGTQIDVKIKGDETFSRNLQALEQIPISTNLGYTVTLGEVADITVTRGPVRINRDNQVRTLTISGQISGRDVGSVSQDIQNALRDYHLPNNYSFELGGQQKEMTDAFSNLFLALGLAVVLVYMVMASQFESLIYPFVIMFSMPLGFAGAFLGLFITGKPLSVMSIIGIIMLSGIVVSNAIVLVDYVNTRRKIYHEDVHTAIIKAGPIRLRPIVMTTLTTVLAMLPLSLGIGEGSEFQTPMAIVVVFGLIFSTLVTLVLIPVMYSLADDLANKIKGK; this is encoded by the coding sequence GTGAAATTATCTGAAACATCGGTAAAACGTCCCGTTACCGTTCTGATGCTTGTTTTTATCGTGATTATCCTTGGCTTTGTTTCGTTTACACGCATCCCGCTGGATCTGCTGCCAGAAATGGAATTACCGTATGCCATTGTCAGTACCTCCTATAATGGGGCCGGACCGCAGGAAATTGAGAACATTGTTACCAAGCCCATCGAGCAGGCCGTATCGACGACACAGAATCTGAAGAACATGAGCTCGATTTCCTCGGAGGGAAGCTCCCTGGTTATCCTGGAGTTCAATTACGGTGTCGATATGGACCAGGTCGCCTTGGATATCCGTGAAAAAACCGATTTGATTAAAGATTACTTCCCGGATGGGGTCAGCAACCCCATGGTCCTGAAACTCAATATGAATTCCACACCGGTACTTACGCTTTCGCTTTCGTCAGCCACCATGTCCATGTCCGAACTGCAGACCTTAGCTGAGGATACGGTTCAGCCCAGGCTGGAAAGAGCAGAAGGGGTTGCGTCTGTTTCCGTGAGCGGCGGGGCAAAGGATATTATTGAGATTCGTACCAATCATGAAAAACTGTCGGGTTATGGCATCAGTTTATCCTACCTTCAGGGAATCCTGGCTGCGGAAAATATCAATCTGCCGGGAGGAACGGTTAAGAAGGGCAGTCAGCAACTGACCATAAAAACAAGCGGGGAATTTAAGTCTGTGGCGGAAATTGAACAGCTGCTAATCCCGTTGCCCACCGGTTCAACCATACAGCTCCGGGATATTGCCGATATTGAACTGAAACAGGATCAACAAACAACGATAGCCAAAGCCAACGGCAATCCGGGCATCAATATTTCCATCCAGAAACGTTCGGATGCCAATACGGTACAGGTATCTGAAGCGGCTCAGGCCGAAATCGCTGGGATTCAGGACGAACTGAAAGGGGTCACCATCACCGTTGTTCAGGATAATGCCGCGTATATCAAGGCTTCGCTGTATTCGGTGGCTGAGCATGGCGTCGTCGGGGCATTGCTGGCGGTCCTTGTCCTGTATATCTTTTTGCGGAATGTGCGTTCGACACTCATTATTGCATCGTCCATCCCGATTTCGATTATCGCCACGTTCTGTCTGCTCTATTTCTCCAATATTACCTTGAACTTGATGACCCTAGGTGGACTGATGCTCGGTATCGGGCGTCTGGTGGATGATTCTGTCGTTGTTCTCGAAAATATATACCGGTTCAGGCAGAATGGCTATTCCCGCGTCGATGCCGCAGTGAAGGGATCTTCCGAAGTCATTGTCGCGGTTATGGCGTCGACGCTGACCACCGTCGCGGTATTTTTGCCCATCGTTTTTGTCCAAGGGTTGGTCTCGACGATATTCAGGCAGTTTGCCATGACCATCGCTTTTTCGTTGGGGGCTTCCCTGATCGTGTCCATGACTGTGGTTCCGATGCTGGCTTCCAAGCTGTTAAAAGTGGACAGGAAGAAGGGCCCGCAGGGCAATAGTTTAATGTATGAAGAAACCCGAGATACATCGGAAAGCACATTATCTGAAAAAATGCCTTCGGATGAAAGGATAAACAAAGGTTTATTCCGGACACCGGCTTTCCTGAATAAAGCACATGATCAATTTGATGCGGGGTATGAGGCCTTGCTGCGTTCTTACAAGCGGCTGCTGGAATGGTCTTTGACGCATCGTAAACGGGTTCTGGTCATTACCAGTTTGATTTTCGTGGTATCGCTGGCCTCTGTGGCGGCTGTCGGGGCGGAGTTTTTTCCGACCACGGATGAGGGGATGGTTTCGGTTAGTGTGAAACTGCCGGATGGGGCGAAAGTTCAGGATACCGTCGCGATCATGACCCAGATCGAAGACAAAATTGCGGATATCCCCGAAATTGATACGATCTTTATGGATGCGGGGTCCGGCGGCCAGATGAGCTTCTCCGGCGGGAACGGCAATGTCGGCTCCTTTACCGTCAAACTGCTGCCCCTTGCCGAGAGGAAGCGCGGCGTAACCGAGATATCTGACGAGATAAGGAATCGGCTCGTCGATGTGCCGGGAGCCAAGATCAGTGTCACCGCGGCTCAGTCCATGATGAGCGCCGGTGACCCGATCAGCATTACCATCAAAGGAGATGACCTGGACGAACTGAAACGAATCAGCGATGATTTTTTAACGGCAATCAAAAAAATTCCCGGTACGCGGGAAGTGAAATCCAGTTATGAAGACGGCATCCCCGAAGTGGCAATTCAAGTGGACCGGCAGGCAGCCAGCCAATATGGGCTGAATGCGGGAACGATTGCTGCCGCTGTAAAATCCACCATTTCAGGTGTTACCGCGACACAGTATAAATATCAGGGGACGCAGATCGATGTCAAAATCAAAGGGGATGAAACCTTCAGCCGGAATTTACAGGCCCTTGAGCAGATTCCCATCAGCACCAATCTGGGATATACGGTCACGTTGGGAGAGGTCGCTGATATTACGGTGACCCGCGGCCCCGTACGTATCAACAGAGATAACCAGGTGCGCACACTGACGATTTCCGGGCAGATCAGCGGCAGGGATGTGGGAAGCGTATCCCAGGATATCCAAAACGCCTTGCGAGATTATCATCTGCCCAATAATTATTCCTTCGAGTTAGGCGGGCAGCAAAAAGAAATGACCGACGCCTTCAGCAACCTCTTCTTGGCACTGGGATTAGCGGTGGTATTGGTCTATATGGTCATGGCCTCCCAGTTTGAGTCCCTCATTTATCCGTTTGTGATTATGTTCTCCATGCCGTTAGGTTTCGCCGGGGCCTTCTTGGGTCTTTTCATTACCGGCAAGCCCCTAAGCGTCATGTCGATTATCGGTATCATCATGCTCTCGGGGATCGTCGTCTCCAATGCCATCGTTCTAGTGGACTATGTCAATACCCGGCGCAAGATTTACCATGAAGATGTCCATACGGCGATTATTAAAGCGGGACCGATCCGGTTAAGACCGATTGTCATGACGACCTTAACCACGGTTTTGGCCATGCTGCCGCTTTCCTTAGGTATCGGTGAAGGTTCCGAATTTCAGACACCGATGGCCATTGTTGTTGTCTTTGGACTGATATTTTCCACACTGGTGACCCTCGTTCTGATCCCGGTGATGTACTCCCTGGCGGATGACCTGGCGAATAAAATCAAGGGCAAATAG
- a CDS encoding efflux RND transporter periplasmic adaptor subunit, translating to MVLKVAFKDKLKSRKFILTIIAVIIVLFVGLRIYGSVKSAAEKQAAEANRQSYVPVETMTLEKHNISASITLSGKIEADKEAAVVVTTPAKVTAIYVKAGDTVKKGQVLFSLDKTDLMTSYNQAAAVYQIAKAGYETNLKNYETAKKNYEHMQALFELGAVSQAELDQAALMASDATLQTYKGQFAQATASYESAQKALADMDVKAPMDGILSALDVKIGATVTSAMPPAKIVDYARAIVTVSITQNEINQVTRGQKVAIDVPSASLKVTGIIDSLSPAANAQGKYTLKTYIDNASGVIKPGMFANVSLSIASKDNVLAVPTDAVIFHGGKNVVYIVNGQTAAEKAVTTGLESGTETEIISGLSEGDVIIVTGQSFVQDGSEIKVVTMDGKDVTSTEEGSQK from the coding sequence ATGGTTCTGAAAGTGGCGTTTAAAGACAAATTGAAATCCAGGAAATTTATTCTGACAATCATTGCGGTTATCATCGTGTTGTTTGTTGGTCTCAGGATTTACGGATCGGTAAAAAGCGCGGCGGAGAAACAGGCCGCTGAGGCAAACCGACAAAGCTATGTTCCGGTAGAAACAATGACCTTGGAAAAACATAATATTTCGGCTTCCATCACTCTCAGCGGAAAGATCGAGGCGGATAAGGAAGCCGCTGTGGTCGTCACAACACCGGCGAAAGTCACTGCCATTTATGTCAAGGCCGGGGATACCGTCAAGAAAGGACAGGTCCTGTTCAGCCTGGATAAAACCGATTTGATGACAAGCTATAACCAGGCGGCGGCGGTCTACCAGATCGCCAAAGCCGGATATGAAACCAATTTAAAGAACTATGAAACAGCCAAGAAAAATTATGAGCATATGCAAGCGTTGTTTGAACTGGGCGCAGTGAGTCAAGCCGAGCTGGACCAGGCTGCACTAATGGCATCCGACGCTACACTGCAGACGTATAAGGGACAGTTTGCCCAAGCTACGGCGTCCTACGAATCGGCGCAGAAAGCGCTGGCGGATATGGATGTTAAAGCACCCATGGACGGAATTCTCAGTGCGCTTGATGTGAAAATCGGGGCAACCGTCACCAGTGCCATGCCCCCGGCAAAGATAGTGGATTATGCACGGGCTATTGTTACCGTCAGCATAACGCAAAATGAGATCAATCAGGTCACCCGGGGCCAGAAGGTCGCGATCGATGTTCCATCCGCTTCACTGAAAGTGACTGGTATCATCGACAGCTTGAGCCCTGCCGCCAATGCCCAGGGGAAATACACATTGAAGACCTATATCGATAATGCGTCGGGTGTGATTAAACCGGGGATGTTCGCCAATGTGTCGTTAAGTATTGCCAGTAAAGATAATGTCTTGGCCGTACCCACCGATGCCGTCATTTTCCACGGCGGCAAAAATGTTGTCTATATCGTCAACGGACAAACCGCAGCGGAGAAAGCAGTGACAACCGGACTGGAGAGCGGCACCGAAACGGAGATCATCAGCGGCTTATCCGAGGGAGACGTTATTATTGTCACCGGGCAAAGCTTTGTCCAGGATGGCTCGGAAATTAAGGTTGTCACCATGGACGGGAAGGATGTTACCTCAACAGAGGAGGGCTCCCAAAAGTGA
- a CDS encoding cell wall-binding repeat-containing protein — MKKWMVRLSAGITIFCLLLLGGLPADAWGEITPNPVSVPGDAENTYRLAGTDRYATAAEIALHGWKVSDYAVLASGDNFPDALCGSPLAGKYDAPILLTSKDKLNDSTRAVFAALGVKEVFIVGGPDVISTAVEQTIEDSGITVTRIAGSNRFETSLFVAMQLGTFDKAVVATGSNFPDALSIAPIAALKGYPILLTGKDSIDPNILAYLKDKAASVMVVGGTGVISDTVLDTLPAPTRLDGDNRYDTNLAVIQHYADSLNFTHCYTATGENYPDALSGSALAAMTSAPVFLTGNPAPAPLLTFIQDREVTSITAFGGIEVIPSDVLNSLSAQSYALTKPANPMAVAINSKDINLSWAPVPDAESYAIYRAVSETGTYARIKVVLTTSYLDTGLFAEKTYYYKIQASGSAGMSDLSDSVFAQTASVGIPSNLTASALSSNEIKLTWNTVRDADSYSIYRADQADGPYSVIAASVGLEYTNTGLEAGKTYFYKIRAYNGSSFSAYSEPTSADTLSL; from the coding sequence ATGAAGAAATGGATGGTTCGTTTATCAGCCGGCATCACCATTTTTTGTTTGTTGTTGCTGGGGGGATTACCTGCTGATGCTTGGGGAGAAATCACACCGAATCCGGTCAGCGTCCCCGGGGATGCAGAGAATACATATCGTTTGGCCGGAACGGACCGCTATGCAACCGCTGCGGAAATAGCGCTGCATGGCTGGAAGGTATCGGATTATGCGGTACTGGCCAGCGGAGATAACTTTCCGGATGCGCTCTGCGGTTCACCCTTGGCCGGCAAATATGACGCGCCGATCCTGCTGACCTCCAAGGATAAGCTGAATGACAGCACCCGCGCTGTTTTTGCTGCCCTCGGTGTGAAGGAAGTATTTATCGTCGGGGGGCCGGATGTTATCTCCACTGCCGTGGAACAGACCATCGAAGACAGTGGGATCACCGTGACGCGAATTGCGGGCAGCAACCGTTTTGAAACCTCTCTGTTTGTAGCGATGCAGCTGGGGACTTTCGACAAGGCTGTGGTGGCCACCGGAAGTAATTTTCCGGACGCGTTGTCCATTGCTCCTATAGCCGCATTGAAGGGTTATCCGATTCTGCTGACAGGCAAAGATAGCATTGATCCCAATATCCTGGCTTATCTGAAAGACAAGGCGGCTTCTGTGATGGTTGTCGGAGGGACAGGCGTGATCAGCGACACAGTTCTTGACACGCTGCCTGCACCAACGCGCCTGGATGGGGATAATCGCTACGATACCAACTTAGCTGTCATTCAGCATTATGCCGACAGTCTGAATTTTACTCACTGTTATACCGCGACCGGGGAGAATTACCCGGATGCGCTCAGCGGCTCTGCTTTAGCGGCAATGACGTCGGCACCGGTCTTTTTGACCGGTAATCCGGCTCCAGCCCCGCTTTTGACTTTCATTCAGGACCGGGAAGTGACATCGATCACGGCTTTTGGCGGTATCGAGGTCATACCGTCCGATGTATTAAACAGCTTGTCGGCCCAAAGCTATGCTTTGACTAAGCCGGCGAATCCAATGGCGGTTGCCATCAATTCCAAAGATATCAATCTGAGCTGGGCCCCCGTCCCCGATGCCGAATCCTATGCGATTTACCGGGCGGTTTCCGAGACAGGAACCTATGCCCGAATCAAGGTGGTTCTTACCACGAGTTATCTTGATACCGGACTTTTTGCGGAAAAAACCTATTATTACAAGATTCAGGCATCAGGTAGTGCCGGAATGAGTGACTTGTCGGATAGTGTTTTTGCCCAAACGGCATCGGTGGGGATCCCGTCAAATTTAACCGCGTCGGCCTTGAGCAGCAATGAGATCAAGCTGACATGGAATACGGTCAGGGACGCGGATTCCTACTCGATATACCGTGCCGATCAGGCTGACGGACCGTATAGCGTGATTGCGGCATCGGTCGGTTTGGAATATACGAATACGGGTCTGGAAGCAGGAAAGACGTACTTCTATAAGATCCGAGCCTATAATGGCAGCAGCTTCAGCGCCTATTCAGAACCGACGAGCGCCGATACTCTGTCATTGTGA
- a CDS encoding CAP domain-containing protein produces MKKLIGTLTITIVLFAFVFFTFIPSSDGVVKHIAGLFGSTDTQTEQASANTPENVPSAPSQSQPSADSQAPSQTQSKSSDSITKKTTVKPSNQTASQPSATAPESTPAKQPTTTQPKTPTADVTSGNEEPPATSGSTTPTPATPPPASTKVSLSSAQQRMLALVNGEREKLGLAPLKINAKLVELALLKANDMVSNNYFSHTSPTYGTPFDMLKKYGVTYRSAGENLAGNSSVDSAHTAFMHSEGHRANILNTTYDEIGIGIVSSPKYGYIYVEIFIGV; encoded by the coding sequence ATGAAGAAATTAATTGGCACATTAACGATTACCATTGTCCTGTTTGCCTTCGTCTTTTTCACGTTTATTCCGTCTTCTGATGGGGTAGTTAAGCACATCGCGGGCTTATTCGGCTCAACCGATACCCAGACGGAGCAGGCGTCAGCCAATACACCTGAAAACGTTCCTTCGGCGCCGTCTCAAAGTCAGCCGTCTGCAGACTCTCAGGCACCGTCCCAAACTCAAAGTAAATCTTCTGATTCAATAACAAAGAAAACCACGGTGAAACCATCCAATCAGACGGCTTCGCAGCCCTCAGCAACAGCACCAGAATCGACACCCGCCAAACAGCCGACAACGACCCAACCCAAGACACCCACGGCGGATGTGACTTCGGGAAATGAGGAACCGCCAGCAACTTCAGGATCGACGACCCCAACCCCAGCAACACCACCACCGGCAAGTACGAAAGTCTCTCTCAGTTCGGCCCAACAGCGCATGTTGGCGCTGGTTAATGGGGAACGGGAAAAACTGGGCCTCGCGCCGTTGAAGATCAATGCCAAGCTGGTGGAACTGGCCTTACTTAAAGCCAACGATATGGTGAGTAATAATTACTTTTCCCATACGTCACCGACCTATGGGACGCCCTTTGATATGCTCAAAAAGTATGGTGTTACGTATCGCTCTGCCGGAGAGAATCTGGCCGGAAACAGTTCGGTGGACAGCGCCCATACCGCGTTTATGCATTCCGAAGGACACCGCGCCAATATCCTGAACACAACCTATGATGAGATCGGGATCGGCATCGTGTCCAGTCCGAAGTACGGGTATATCTACGTGGAGATATTTATCGGGGTATAG